The following is a genomic window from Clostridium fungisolvens.
TTTGCTAATAATCATCTTAAAGAAGATGGAGTTTCTTCATCTAAATTTTTAAATATGATTTATATCAACTTTATGACTACTGGTATCGGGTCAGGTATTATAGCTAATGGAATGCTAATTAGAGGATTTTCAAATTATGCTGGTGAAATATCTTTTCTTCAACTTGGCAATGGAGATACCTTTGCTTCTACAGTTACGAAAGAGCACACAAATGATGAATATGCAAATGCAATAGCAATAGCCATAGGAAACCTAAGCTGTATAGTAAATCCAGAGTATGTTGTAATAGGTGGAGACGCATTTGAAGAGTATAATTTAGATTTAATAAATGAATATTGTTCTAGGTATATTCCACAGAATGTTAGACCTAAAATCATACACGCAGAAGACTATAGAGAGGATTATATTTCTGGAATAATGCACCTTACTATAGAAGAAATGAATTCAGGGATTAGACTAGTGACAACAAAAAGATTATAACTTGCTTTCAATTTTTTGAAACTTCAAAGCAAAAGATTAGAGCGATAGGTTTGATAGTTATTTTTAAATATATTCAAGTAAGTAATATATAGGAGATATAGAATGATTGAATTTAATTATGAAAATGATGATGGAAATTATGAGGATGATGACAAGGATCACGAAAAAAATATAATTATGCTTCAATTATTGCAAGATACTCAGTTTATACTAGAAATGCTAATAAAAAAGATCACTATAGTTGAAGCTAAGCTTGAAGTCAAGCAAAGCTATAGTGATGATGAATTACTAAGGTCACTAATGATACTATATAATAAAAGAAAGAGTAAATTTACTGATTTAATAAATAATGAAAAGTAGATATTTAAAATCAATAGGAATTGAATCTAAACTAGTAAGTGCTATATGTAGTACAAGTATAATTAAATGGTATATAATCTAAAATCTCTTTGATGTTAGGTGAGATTTTTATATGGAGGAAAAATGAGCGAGAAGAAAATAGGAAAAGTTACTTTATATCTAATGAGACACGGACAAACTATTTTAAACAAGGCTGAAAGAGTGCAAGGTTGGTGTGATGGAGTACTTACAAAAGAAGGAACAGAAGTTGCTGTAAATGTTGGACTTGGGGTAAGTGATATTAAATTTAAGGCAGTTTATAGCAGTGACCTAGGTAGAGCTACAAAAACTGCAAAGATTGTAATCAAGGAAAACAGAGCCAGTGATACTTTAGAATTAAGAGAAGTGGAAGGATTAAGAGAAGTATACTTCGGAAAGTTTGAAGGAGAACTTGAACGAGTTAAGTTCAATGCTATTCTTAATTACCTTAATGTAAGTTCCTTTGAAGAAGCAATAGAAAAATATGATTTTCAAAAGGAGTATGTAAATTCCATTGCTGCTTTAGATGAAACAAAGGAAGCAGAAGATCATGACACAGCATTAAAAAGAATTATGGAAGCTTTAAAAGAGATATGCCTACAAAATTCTAGTGATAGTGATGAAAATGTGCTTGTAGTATCTCATGGAGGGATAATTAGACTAGTTATAAGTTATTTGGATAATAGCTTTGATTTAAGACATATGGAAAATTCAAGTATATCAAAGATAGTATACAAAGATGGGAATTTTACAGTTGAATCTGTAAATGATACTAGCTATTGTGAAAAAGGTAAAGCTATGAAGCGTGTAATTAGCTAATCACAAATATGTTATAAGCATTCTTTTATATTGAAAGATATAAAAGAATGCTTTATTTATACTAATAAATCAAACTCTTATACAATAACTTGCCTCTTTCTATGGAAACAATCACAGCTTAAGCTAAAGAATTTATTAAATATCATTAAGGTGGTTGATAATAACTCATAAAGTGGTATAATTCATATATATCTTAGTGACGAGGTAACTTTATGAGAGCGGAATTACTGAACAGTATACAAGTATTCCTTATTCTAATATTCTTTATAGGTTTTATTGCCTATACTATTAGAGAAGCAAGAAATTGTATAAAAAGATTTAAATATAATTACATAAAGAAGACATATTCAAAAGCTCTAGATTTTTCTAGGTTTATGATAAAAGAAAGCTATTTTTCCTATGAAAAATATGACATTTGGCGGTATTGTGAGCTTTTTTAGATGAAGTGATGTATCTTAATATACTTTACTAATTAGGAGGAAAATTATGAACATCATTTCAAATCTATTAAATTCGATACTTGGTTATTTCTTTAATATAACAGGGGATTTTGGTATAGCTATAATACTC
Proteins encoded in this region:
- a CDS encoding histidine phosphatase family protein, coding for MSEKKIGKVTLYLMRHGQTILNKAERVQGWCDGVLTKEGTEVAVNVGLGVSDIKFKAVYSSDLGRATKTAKIVIKENRASDTLELREVEGLREVYFGKFEGELERVKFNAILNYLNVSSFEEAIEKYDFQKEYVNSIAALDETKEAEDHDTALKRIMEALKEICLQNSSDSDENVLVVSHGGIIRLVISYLDNSFDLRHMENSSISKIVYKDGNFTVESVNDTSYCEKGKAMKRVIS